A window of Citrus sinensis cultivar Valencia sweet orange chromosome 7, DVS_A1.0, whole genome shotgun sequence contains these coding sequences:
- the LOC102627605 gene encoding peroxidase P7-like, which yields MAAIKSFVVYFVLAAAAIIPINAQLTPNFYEKMCPQALPTIRTVVRNAITNETRMGASLLRLHFHDCFVNGCDGSLLLDDTANFVGEKTAIPNNNSVRGFDVIDEIKQAVNTACKGNVVSCADIVAVAARDSVNLLGGPCYPVQLGRRDARTASFNDANANLPSPFSNFSVLLSSFQSQGLNLQDLVALSGGHSIGLARCPSFRNRIYNDSDIDPVFAASKQKNCPVTGGTFNTEPLDATTTLFDNQYFKDLIASRGLLHSDQQLFKNDSSDSDRLVRKYSTNPISFASDFSASMIKMGNLNVLTGNNGEIRMNCRRVN from the exons ATGGCTGCTATTAAATCTTTTGTTGTGTATTTTGTGTTAGCTGCTGCTGCTATCATCCCAATAAATGCACAGCTGACTcctaatttttatgaaaaaatgtgTCCTCAGGCATTGCCAACTATAAGAACAGTTGTTCGAAATGCCATAACAAATGAGACTCGCATGGGAGCATCATTACTTCGTCTACACTTCCATGACTGCTTTGTCAAT GGTTGTGATGGATCACTGCTTTTAGACGACACAGCCAACTTCGTTGGAGAGAAGACGGCCATACCCAATAATAATTCCGTCAGGGGATTTGATGTGAttgatgaaataaaacaagCAGTTAATACAGCTTGCAAAGGCAACGTGGTCTCATGTGCAGATATTGTAGCCGTTGCAGCTCGTGATTCAGTTAATCTT TTAGGAGGTCCATGTTATCCAGTACAATTAGGAAGAAGAGATGCAAGAACTGCAAGCTTCAATGATGCAAATGCCAATCTACCTTCCCCATTTTCAAACTTCTCTGTGCTTCTTTCAAGCTTCCAATCACAAGGCTTAAATCTCCAAGACCTAGTTGCTCTCTCAGGAGGCCACAGCATTGGACTTGCTCGCTGCCCATCATTTCGGAACAGGATTTACAATGACTCAGATATAGATCCAGTATTTGCTGCTTCCAAGCAAAAGAATTGCCCAGTAACCGGAGGAACATTCAACACAGAACCACTTGATGCAACAACTACACTATTTGATAATCAGTACTTTAAGGATTTGATAGCATCAAGGGGTCTCCTTCATTCTGATCAgcaactttttaaaaatgatagcAGTGATAGTGATCGGCTGGTGCGAAAGTACAGTACAAATCCAATTTCTTTTGCATCAGATTTTAGTGCTTCCATGATCAAGATGGGTAACTTGAACGTACTTACTGGTAATAATGGAGAAATCAGGATGAATTGCCGAAGAGTTAACTAG
- the LOC102626844 gene encoding uncharacterized protein LOC102626844 isoform X2 — MDRSWMHLRNKLCKEYLDGIKSFMKAAEQCANENNLVHCPCKECQNAFFKSLHIVKAHLKRYGIAASYTKWVFHGEEPEFVDNSQMNVGSMPSNKSAFTFDNEEDDAEMYNLIHDMWEPMSMDAVTSETNIEENVDMIHDDNREFRMCARLLEKAGKSLFPGSKLSALSFIVKLMHIKVLNKLSNKAIDMILQLLKEAFPEGTTLPSTTYDAKKMLKYLGLGYEVIHACKYDCALFWKEYGTLEKCPYCGEPRYKFEGSKKKVPLKVLRYFPLKPRLQRLFISRHTARDMRWHQEKRVVKEGILRHPADGEAWKEFDRLYPWFVQEPRNVRMGLATDGFNPFGNMHNSYSMWPIILVPYNLPPWKCMKDPFMMMSLLIPRPKAPGRDIDVYIRPLIDELKELWNHGVETFDASTRQTFHMHAAVMWTINDFPAYGNLSGWSTKGYKACPVCNVETSSRKLNSKICYMGHR; from the coding sequence ATGGATAGGAGTTGGATGCATTTGcgaaataaattatgtaaagaatACTTAGATGGTATCAAGTCTTTTATGAAGGCTGCTGAGCAATGTGCAAATGAGAATAATCTTGTTCATTGTCCATGTAAAGAATGTCAAAATGCATTCTTCAAGTCGTTGCATATTGTCAAAGCCCACTTAAAAAGATATGGCATTGCAGCAAGCTATACAAAATGGGTTTTTCATGGTGAAGAACCTGAGTTTGTGGACAATAGTCAAATGAATGTAGGATCTATGCCCAGTAATAAGAGTGCCTTTACATTTGACAATGAAGAGGATGATGCTGaaatgtataatttaattcatgATATGTGGGAGCCAATGTCAATGGATGCAGTCACTTCGGAGACAAATATTGAAGAGAATGTTGACATGATACACGATGATAATAGAGAATTTAGAATGTGCGCAAGATTGTTAGAAAAGGCTGGAAAAAGTTTATTTCCTGGTTCTAAGTTATCTGCTTTGAGTTTTATTGTCAAGCTAATGCATATAAAAGTTCTTAATAAATTGAGCAACAAAGCAATAGATATGATTCTCCAATTGTTGAAAGAGGCATTCCCAGAAGGCACAACACTACCAAGTACTACTTATGAtgcaaaaaaaatgttgaagtACTTGGGCTTAGGGTATGAAGtcatacatgcatgtaagtATGATTGTGCTTTATTTTGGAAAGAATATGGGACATTAGAGAAGTGTCCATACTGTGGTGAACCGAGGTACAAGTTTGAAGGCAGTAAAAAGAAAGTACCGCTGAAAGTGTTACGTTATTTCCCTTTAAAACCAAGATTACAAAGATTATTTATATCTAGGCATACAGCACGGGATATGAGGTGGCATCAAGAGAAGAGAGTTGTTAAGGAAGGTATTTTAAGACATCCTGCTGATGGGGAAGCATGGAAAGAATTTGATAGGTTGTATCCTTGGTTCGTACAAGAGCCTCGTAATGTCAGGATGGGTCTTGCAACAGATGGCTTTAATCCTTTTGGTAACATGCATAATTCTTATAGTATGTGGCCAATTATACTTGTGCCATATAATTTACCACCATGGAAATGCATGAAAGATCCATTCATGATGATGTCGCTACTCATCCCAAGACCAAAAGCACCAGGTAGGGATATTGATGTTTACATAAGGCCGTTAATAGATGAATTAAAAGAGTTATGGAATCATGGTGTTGAAACCTTTGATGCATCCACTAGACAAACTTTTCATATGCATGCTGCAGTGATGTGGACTATTAATGATTTTCCTGCATATGGAAATTTATCTGGATGGAGCACTAAAGGTTATAAAGCTTGCCCGGTTTGTAATGTAGAAACATCTTCACGAAAGTTAAATAGTAAGATATGCTACATGGGTCATCGCTGA
- the LOC102626844 gene encoding uncharacterized protein LOC102626844 isoform X1 — MLCILKKNICDSLVGTLLNIEGKTNDTVKARLDLEDLKIKKELHLKQEGNKLLKPHALYTLTLNEKREFCQFLKSVKFPDGYAANISNCVSIKDAKISGLKSHDCHVLLQQILPIGIRPYLRKDICSAIIELCNFFRQLCAKTLYKSELDKLEEGIVLILCKLERIFPPAFFDIMVHLAVHLPREAKYAGPVALRWMYPIERALGRYKSYVKNKARLEGSIAEAYIINESLSFCSLYLDSIETKFNCVERNDDGGQRVGGLSVFSQNVRPFGKAQIELSQQEIDIAHWYVLNNSDEVQEYLDEHKRLLQRESGANLNKRQQLLFPKWLAAHMRQLRDEGSSTINDELYALACGPDVRVFSYSGCIMNGVRFLVTSRDEHRTTQNNGVMVPGELDNEEIDFYGALSNVIELIYPLGWRVVLFKCDWFGTNLKKKRINRDFHLTSINITRTWYKEDPFVLAIQAQQVSYTDDPKLGVGWKVVEKVQHRGLWDVQEKERLNEDENGRWSANEQVYQQNESSDFVISVQLEHPNAQLYNRNDVAPQVISLNVYVEKARDHDANDFKLVEEGDEDETMEEYFSGSEE, encoded by the exons ATGTTAtgcatattgaaaaaaaatatatgtgatAGTTTAGTTGGAACTTTGTTGAATATTGAGGGGAAAACTAATGATACTGTTAAAGCAAGGCTTGACTTGGAGGACTTGAAGATAAAGAAAGAGTTGCATCTAAAACAAGAAGGAAACAAACTTTTAAAACCTCATGCTTTATATACACTgactttaaatgaaaaaagagaattttgtCAATTTCTTAAGTCAGTGAAGTTTCCAGATGGGTATGCTGCAAATATATCTAATTGTGTTAGCATCAAGGATGCAAAAATATCAGGTTTAAAAAGCCATGATTGTCATGTTTTGTTACAACAAATCCTTCCAATTGGAATACGTCCATATTTACGGAAAGATATTTGCTCAGCCATTATTGAACTTTGTAACTTTTTCAGACAATTGTGTGCAAAAACACTATATAAGAGTGAGTTGGATAAATTAGAGGAGGGGATTGTATTGATACTTTGCAAGCTTGAACGAATTTTCCCACCCGCATTCTTTGACATAATGGTGCATTTAGCTGTGCACTTACCACGTGAAGCAAAATATGCCGGTCCTGTTGCATTAAGATGGATGTACCCGATTGAAAG GGCTTTAGGTCGGTATAAGAGCTATGTAAAGAATAAAGCTCGACTTGAAGGATCGATTGCCGAGGCCTATATCATAAATGAATCGTTGTCTTTTTGTTCATTATATTTAGATTCTATTGAAACCAAATTTAATTGTGTTGAGCGAAATGATGATGGTGGACAAAGAGTTGGAGGACTTTCAGTCTTCTCTCAGAATGTTCGACCTTTTGGTAAAGCTCAGATTGAGTTATCACAACAAGAGATCGACATTGCACATTGGTATGTTTTGAACAACAGTGATGAAGTCCAGGAATACCTAGA TGAGCACAAACGGTTATTACAAAGAGAAAGTGGTgctaatttaaataaaagacaGCAATTACTTTTTCCCAAGTGGCTTGCAGCACAT ATGAGACAATTACGGGATGAGGGATCTTCAACAATAAATGATGAACTGTATGCTTTAGCTTGTGGACCAGATGTTAGAGTTTTTAGTTATTCTGGTTGTATTATGAATGGAGTGCGATTTCTTGTCACAAGTCGAGATGAGCATCGTACTACTCAAAATAATGGAGTAATGGTGCCAGGGGAGCTTGACAATGAAGAAATTGACTTTTATGGTGCACTCAGTAATGTTATAGAATTAATATATCCCCTTGGATGGCGAGTAGTTCTATTTAAGTGTGATTGGTTTGGCACTAatcttaagaaaaaaagaattaatcgTGATTTCCACCTTACTTCTATCAATATAACCCGAACTTGGTATAAAGAAGATCCTTTTGTGCTGGCTATTCAAGCACAACAAGTTTCTTATACCGATGATCCAAAGTTAGGAGTGGGTTGGAAGGTTGTAGAAAAGGTGCAGCATAGGGGTTTGTGGGATGttcaagagaaagaaaggttaaatgaagatgaaaatggAAGGTGGAGTGCAAATGAGCAAGTGTATCAGCAGAATGAGTCATCTGACTTTGTTATTTCTGTACAACTTGAACATCCTAATGCACAATTGTATAATAGAAATGATGTTGCTCCGCAAGTAATTTCATTAAATGTGTATGTTGAAAAGGCAAGAGATCATGATGCAAATGATTTCAAACTTGTTGAAGAGGGAGATGAAGATGAAACAATGGAGGAATATTTCTCTGGTAGTGAAGAATag
- the LOC102626844 gene encoding uncharacterized protein LOC102626844 isoform X4 gives MLCILKKNICDSLVGTLLNIEGKTNDTVKARLDLEDLKIKKELHLKQEGNKLLKPHALYTLTLNEKREFCQFLKSVKFPDGYAANISNCVSIKDAKISGLKSHDCHVLLQQILPIGIRPYLRKDICSAIIELCNFFRQLCAKTLYKSELDKLEEGIVLILCKLERIFPPAFFDIMVHLAVHLPREAKYAGPVALRWMYPIERALGRYKSYVKNKARLEGSIAEAYIINESLSFCSLYLDSIETKFNCVERNDDGGQRVGGLSVFSQNVRPFGKAQIELSQQEIDIAHWYVLNNSDEVQEYLDEHKRLLQRESGANLNKRQQLLFPKWLAAHLSILKGFLSNQTDLSFHSFMHGCLLAYFYLFCFVHIILSCLVLVSSCLKM, from the exons ATGTTAtgcatattgaaaaaaaatatatgtgatAGTTTAGTTGGAACTTTGTTGAATATTGAGGGGAAAACTAATGATACTGTTAAAGCAAGGCTTGACTTGGAGGACTTGAAGATAAAGAAAGAGTTGCATCTAAAACAAGAAGGAAACAAACTTTTAAAACCTCATGCTTTATATACACTgactttaaatgaaaaaagagaattttgtCAATTTCTTAAGTCAGTGAAGTTTCCAGATGGGTATGCTGCAAATATATCTAATTGTGTTAGCATCAAGGATGCAAAAATATCAGGTTTAAAAAGCCATGATTGTCATGTTTTGTTACAACAAATCCTTCCAATTGGAATACGTCCATATTTACGGAAAGATATTTGCTCAGCCATTATTGAACTTTGTAACTTTTTCAGACAATTGTGTGCAAAAACACTATATAAGAGTGAGTTGGATAAATTAGAGGAGGGGATTGTATTGATACTTTGCAAGCTTGAACGAATTTTCCCACCCGCATTCTTTGACATAATGGTGCATTTAGCTGTGCACTTACCACGTGAAGCAAAATATGCCGGTCCTGTTGCATTAAGATGGATGTACCCGATTGAAAG GGCTTTAGGTCGGTATAAGAGCTATGTAAAGAATAAAGCTCGACTTGAAGGATCGATTGCCGAGGCCTATATCATAAATGAATCGTTGTCTTTTTGTTCATTATATTTAGATTCTATTGAAACCAAATTTAATTGTGTTGAGCGAAATGATGATGGTGGACAAAGAGTTGGAGGACTTTCAGTCTTCTCTCAGAATGTTCGACCTTTTGGTAAAGCTCAGATTGAGTTATCACAACAAGAGATCGACATTGCACATTGGTATGTTTTGAACAACAGTGATGAAGTCCAGGAATACCTAGA TGAGCACAAACGGTTATTACAAAGAGAAAGTGGTgctaatttaaataaaagacaGCAATTACTTTTTCCCAAGTGGCTTGCAGCACAT TTAAGTATTCTTAAGGGATTCTTGAGCAATCAAACTGACTTGTCCTTTCACTCCTTCATGCACGGTTGTCTTTTAGCttacttttatcttttttgttttgttcataTTATACTCTCTTGTTTAGTTTTAGTTAGTTCTTGTTTAAAAATGTGA
- the LOC102626844 gene encoding uncharacterized protein LOC102626844 isoform X3: MVHLAVHLPREAKYAGPVALRWMYPIERALGRYKSYVKNKARLEGSIAEAYIINESLSFCSLYLDSIETKFNCVERNDDGGQRVGGLSVFSQNVRPFGKAQIELSQQEIDIAHWYVLNNSDEVQEYLDEHKRLLQRESGANLNKRQQLLFPKWLAAHMRQLRDEGSSTINDELYALACGPDVRVFSYSGCIMNGVRFLVTSRDEHRTTQNNGVMVPGELDNEEIDFYGALSNVIELIYPLGWRVVLFKCDWFGTNLKKKRINRDFHLTSINITRTWYKEDPFVLAIQAQQVSYTDDPKLGVGWKVVEKVQHRGLWDVQEKERLNEDENGRWSANEQVYQQNESSDFVISVQLEHPNAQLYNRNDVAPQVISLNVYVEKARDHDANDFKLVEEGDEDETMEEYFSGSEE, encoded by the exons ATGGTGCATTTAGCTGTGCACTTACCACGTGAAGCAAAATATGCCGGTCCTGTTGCATTAAGATGGATGTACCCGATTGAAAG GGCTTTAGGTCGGTATAAGAGCTATGTAAAGAATAAAGCTCGACTTGAAGGATCGATTGCCGAGGCCTATATCATAAATGAATCGTTGTCTTTTTGTTCATTATATTTAGATTCTATTGAAACCAAATTTAATTGTGTTGAGCGAAATGATGATGGTGGACAAAGAGTTGGAGGACTTTCAGTCTTCTCTCAGAATGTTCGACCTTTTGGTAAAGCTCAGATTGAGTTATCACAACAAGAGATCGACATTGCACATTGGTATGTTTTGAACAACAGTGATGAAGTCCAGGAATACCTAGA TGAGCACAAACGGTTATTACAAAGAGAAAGTGGTgctaatttaaataaaagacaGCAATTACTTTTTCCCAAGTGGCTTGCAGCACAT ATGAGACAATTACGGGATGAGGGATCTTCAACAATAAATGATGAACTGTATGCTTTAGCTTGTGGACCAGATGTTAGAGTTTTTAGTTATTCTGGTTGTATTATGAATGGAGTGCGATTTCTTGTCACAAGTCGAGATGAGCATCGTACTACTCAAAATAATGGAGTAATGGTGCCAGGGGAGCTTGACAATGAAGAAATTGACTTTTATGGTGCACTCAGTAATGTTATAGAATTAATATATCCCCTTGGATGGCGAGTAGTTCTATTTAAGTGTGATTGGTTTGGCACTAatcttaagaaaaaaagaattaatcgTGATTTCCACCTTACTTCTATCAATATAACCCGAACTTGGTATAAAGAAGATCCTTTTGTGCTGGCTATTCAAGCACAACAAGTTTCTTATACCGATGATCCAAAGTTAGGAGTGGGTTGGAAGGTTGTAGAAAAGGTGCAGCATAGGGGTTTGTGGGATGttcaagagaaagaaaggttaaatgaagatgaaaatggAAGGTGGAGTGCAAATGAGCAAGTGTATCAGCAGAATGAGTCATCTGACTTTGTTATTTCTGTACAACTTGAACATCCTAATGCACAATTGTATAATAGAAATGATGTTGCTCCGCAAGTAATTTCATTAAATGTGTATGTTGAAAAGGCAAGAGATCATGATGCAAATGATTTCAAACTTGTTGAAGAGGGAGATGAAGATGAAACAATGGAGGAATATTTCTCTGGTAGTGAAGAATag